The following proteins are co-located in the Argopecten irradians isolate NY chromosome 9, Ai_NY, whole genome shotgun sequence genome:
- the LOC138331227 gene encoding uncharacterized protein, with the protein MNMIFLKLIILLLSGVKTGKCGSWTLTLYFGEVYVSPYSFLRIYFTVGGEIISEVGSLVSNEERTLSVDVDYGKINSVTVAMHCIHNINCYKYTPVYWIHIQKVVAYDGIRTYRFPCDCILPGSVQTKTIALEENLLEIDPCLISTPEHIPNVRMYNPDNTQPVVPSITLTEGWYTGGQYRLLTKGPDLDLPRCGAESQIWMNDTIPYADGLNHPRQLCITNRTTGDTCVYNMTAYVTKTVRHTSCTISVHLPVTVRTASVHSQMLMK; encoded by the exons GTGGTAGCTGGACACTTACCTTGTATTTTGGCGAGGTATATGTAAGTCCTTACTCATTTTTACGAATATATTTTACTGTCGGCGGTGAAATAATCTCCGAAGTTGGGAGCTTAGTATCGAATGAAGAAAGGACACTTTCTGTTGATGTCGATTACGGGAAAATCAACAGTGTCACTGTTGCCATGCACTGTATTCACAACATCAACTGCTACAAATACACCCCCGTTTATTGGATCCATATACAAAAG gTTGTTGCTTATGATGGAATTCGCACATACCGTTTTCCTTGTGACTGCATATTGCCTGGGAGCGTACAAACCAAAACGATTGCGTTAGAAG AAAATCTATTAGAAATTGATCCCTGTTTGATTTCAACACCAGAACATATACCTAATGTTAGAATGTACAACCCTGATAACACACAACCTGTCGTCCCAAGTATCACTCTAACAGAGGGTTGGTACACTGGAGGGCAGTACCGACTCCTTACAAAAGGTCCTGATCTTGATTTACCACGCTGCGGTGCTGAATCACAAATCTGGATGAATG ATACAATCCCATATGCCGATGGATTGAATCATCCTAGACAACTTTGTATCACGAATCGTACAACAGGTGATACGTGTGTATACAACATGACAGCGTATGTCACAAAAACTGTACGACACACGTCATGTACTATCTCAGTACACCTCCCAGTGACAGTGCGTACTGCTTCA GTACATTCCCAGATGCTGATGAAATGA